In the Rhodothermales bacterium genome, CGTTGACGGCGATGTGCTCCCAGAAAAACGGCATCAGCTGCCGGCGGCGCGTCGCCACATCGTCGTTCCAAAACGCGGCCTTGAGGTGCGTCGTGTCCGACACAAAATCGTCGTTCCGTATCAAAACAGGGTCGGCGCCCGAAAAGACCTCCTGCCAGCGCATGCCGTCGAGCGAGATGAGGACGACGTTTTCGGTCTGGCGCGCCGATTGCGCCGCGGCCGGGAGCGTCATGGCGAACAGCACAATGAGGATCGCGACGCCGGTTCGTTTGATCATTACATACCTCTTCTTGGTGATACTACCCGGGAAGGTACGCGTCGCCGGCGAAACGCCGGCCGCGTGCCGTTTTGAAATCTTCGCGTTACCGTTCGGGTTTCCGTTACGGAAAACCGGTAGGCGTAACCGTAACGCGTTACGGTACCGACGCGACGTTTTGAGACGAATTGCAACGCTTCCGCAACATGTAGCCCATCCCAAACATCAGCTCTTGACGCGCACACATAAACATATGTATGTTATATGTGCGCATGTGATCTCGCAGGTGCGCGCAGGGTAACTACGGGTAGCTCGGCAACGGGTCGGGCTACCCGTTGTTGCCGCCATCACCACCTCAACAGGCTGCAACCCATGAGCGACACGTCCTTCAAGCAGCGGGAGATGCCCGCGCTCGACAAGATACACATCCTGTTTCTCCTATACTCCGGCGCGCACAACTGCATCAACGCGTTTGCGCGCGCCCACAACATTGTCTTTTTTGTCTTCGTGGTCGTCGGCATCCTGTCCGTCGAACTGATGCTATGGGCGGTCTACAACCACTGGAAGGACGGGCGCCTGATCGGCCCCATGCTCCGGGTGTCGTTGTGGGCCGGCTTTTTCGCGATGTTCTACGCCACCGCCGGCATCCTGGCGCAGGCGCAATCGGGCGGCGCGTCGGACTGGATCCAGCTCTATTACGCCTGGATCCTGCCGACATCGGCGCCGTGCATGTTCGTGTTCGCCTTCCTGATCCAGAGCGTCGACCCGATCACGAACGCCGACCGGGCTGCTGTGGCGCACGAGCATCAGACGCACGTGGAGGAGAAACGCGAGGTGCTGGATCGCAAGCAGCTGGCGCTGGACAACCGCCGCAACATCCGCCGGCTCAAGGCGCACGTCCAGCATCAGCGGATGGACATGCTCTGGAAAGAGTCGATGTCGCGCCGCACCCGCAACCTGCTGCGCAAATCCGGCCGCATCGAGTTGCCGTATCTGCTCAAGTCCATCGGCGTCCCCGTCGAGCGGGCCAACCGGATGAAGACAAACTGGCTGGGGCTGGGTTCGAGTTCGATGCCCCTGCTGTCTATGGGCGGCGACGGCGACGGGCGCATGAAGGATGTCGTCGAGAACGACGGCGGTCTGTTTCCGGACCACGGCGCGCTGGAGATGACGCCCAACGCGAACGCCGTTGAGGTGCGAAAGAGCGGCGGCCGCGCCGATCGCCGCTCCGGAAACGGCAACCGCGTCTGCAAGTGGCACGAATGCGGCGCGCCGCTCACCGGCCGGCGGAAGGACTACTGTTCGGATCGGTGCAAGCAGGCTTCGTATCGGGCGCGGAAGGCGAACGCCGGCGTCTGACATACCCTTGCAAGAGCGCCCGCCGCACGCCTTCGGATTACCGGACCAGCAGCATCGTGCGCACCGCCTGCTCCGTCTCCGTCTGCAGCCTGTACAGATAGACCCCGCTGGGCAAATCGCTCAGATCGACGTCGACCCGGTGGGATCCGGCCGGCTCGAAGCCCTCTACGACCGCGCGAACCCGCTGGCCCAGCTGGTTGAAGATGTCGAGACGGACCGAGCCGGCCCGGGTGGTTACGTAGGCGACCGTGGTTTGCCCGCTGAACGGATTGGGGTAGTTTTGTTCGAGCGCAAAGGCTTCCGGCACGACGCCTTCTTCGTTCGCGACGATTTGCCCCCGCTTCAGCGTCACCGCATACGGCGCACTATAGCTCTGGCCGCGGCCGTCGGTCGCGACGACGCGGTGGTAAAAGGTGAACGAGCTGTCCGCCAGGATGCCGATGGCCCCGAGCACGCGCCCGATCTCTCCCACGGTCGTGTTGTAGCGGTTCGCGGTGCCGACGGGGACATTCATCGGAAGGATGTTGAAGGTCGGCGTCAGCGACAGCTGCCAGTAATAGGTCACCGTCTGTCCGTCGGCGTCGCTCGACTCCGACCAGAACACATCGAAGGGCTCGGCCGGATCGACGGGCGCGCCGTCTCCACCGACGACGATGATTTCGCCGTCCTCGGGATCCACGAGTTCGGGGCGTTCGGGAAGGCTGTTCTGGGCCCAGGTATGCTCGACCTGCGCCACGAGGCCGGCCGCCGAGCCCTTGAGCAGCTGGATCTTGCCGATGTCGGTAACGCCGCCGTCGTCTTCCTGGGGCACACCGACCCCCAGTTCGGCAAACCCATCGGCATTAAAATCGCCGGCGACGAGGCCGCCCCCGCAAAAATCCCCCTGTTCGTTCCGTTCGATCGTGCCGCCGTCGTTCTGCTGCCAGAACCGACTCCCCGCCCCCGACAGGCCGTTCGACGCGCCGGCCAGGATGTACACGCCGCCGGCCTCGGAGACCGCCTGGATCGTCTTCCCCGGGGCGCCGACGGCGAGGTCGAGATACCCGTCGCCGTTATAATCCCCGAGCGCGAGCGCATAGCCGAAGAGATCGCCCGGGCCGGCCGTCGCCCCGAGGGATGCGGTATCCTGATTCCAGTGTTGATCGTTGCCCGCGCTGAGCCCCACCGAGGTGCCATAAAACACCTGGATGCTGCCGGCGGCCAGCGCGCTGCCGGCCTCGAAAGGAATGCCCACCACCAGGTCGTCGCGTCCATCCCGGTCGATGTCGCCCATCACGAGGGTGCGCGCGAATTGCTCGGCGTCGGCCGCGGTGTCTTCGATCCCTTCCGCATCCTGGTGGCTGAACGAAGCGCCGTTCGTGGCCAGACCGCTGCTCTGGCCGTATAGCACCAGCAACGCGCCAGCATCGATCTTCGCCGCCACATCTTCCTCGGGAATCCCGATCGCCAGGTCGGAGAAGCCGTCGCCGTTGAGATCGCCGGCCGCGAGGCTCGCGCCGAACGCGTCACCCCCTTCCGCCGCATCCGGGATGCCGTTGGTATCCTGATGCACGAACTGTCCGCCGGCCGGGTCGAAACCGGATTCGGTGCCGAGGAACACGTGAACGGCGCCGGCGCCCACGACAGAGCCGACGTTTTCGCCGGGCACGCCGATGGCCAGATCGCCAAAGCCGTCGTTATTGAAGTCGCCCGCCGCCAGCGCCGCGCCAAACCGGTCGTTGTTTTCCGCCTGGTCCGGCATGCCCGACAGCGTCTGATTCAGGTACTGGTTTCCTCCCGTCGACAGGCCCCTCGCGCTCCCGAGGAGGATGAGCACACCGCCGGCCTCGTTGATGTCGCCAAACGATTCGCCCGGGACACCGATGGCGAGGTCGTCGTAGCCGTCGTTGTTATAATCCATGGCGGCCAGCGCCGCTCCGAAGGCATCCCCGAGGCCGGCATCGTTTGGAACGCCTTTTTCGTTTTGCGACCAGAACTGCATCTCGGTCTCGGTGAGTCCTGCCGCCGACCCGTAGACGACATGCACGGCGCCGGCATCCGACATGCCGTCCACGTCTTCCTCGGGCACGCCGATCGCGAGATCGGGGAATCCGTCTCCGTTGAAATCGCCCGTCGCCGCGACCTGGCCGAGGCGGTCGTCGCGTTCGGCGGTATCGGAGAGCTGCGCCAGGGACACCCGGGTAACGAAGAGAGCGCCGAAGCAGAGTGCGCCGGCGAGACAATACGAACGGAAGGACATGGGCTTGCAGGACGTGGGCGCGAGATGATGCGCACGTGACAGATTGACGAACGCCGGAGCCATCCCGGATGTGCTGAGACGGCGCAAAGGCGTGAAGCCGCGAGGGGATGTCTTGGACCTGGCTTCGGTTTAGCTATCGTAGCGAACGGCGGTGACACGGAAGGGCTCGGCGGGAATGTCCCCCGGCGCCTTCGGCCCGGGGACTCAAACGACGGCCGCTTCGAGCAACGTGATCTGCCCCGACGCGGCGTCGATCGCGGCCTCCAGGCCCACCGGTACCGTAAACCGGTCGTCGATATGCCCGATCATGGCCCCGCTCCAGGCTGGAATACCGAGGGGTTTGATGTGCTGCTCGAGCACATCCTCCAGCGTGAACGAAGCATATCCGCTGTCCGGCTCGCAGTCCGTACACTTGCCGAAGACGAATCCGGCGAGTTGGTCGAGCACGCCGGCGAGCTTGAGCTGGGTGAGCATCCGGTCGATCCGGTACACGTCTTCGTCGATGTCTTCGACGAACAGGATGCTGCCCTCCCACGCGGGCACAAACGGCGATCCGATGATCGAGGTGAGGACGGTGAGGTTGCCGCCGAGAAGGCGTCCGCGCGCCTGGCCCGGGGTGATGACGTGGACGCGGTCCTTCATCTGCACGAGCGTGTCGTCCTGCCGCGTCGGGTTCGTCATGCGCACGGGTTCCGCCTCGAAGAGCAGGCGCTTGAGGTAGTCGGTGCTGTAGGTATTCCAGCGGCTGTTGCCGTTGGGTCCGTGGAACGCGACCAGCCCGGTCCGCGCCTGGATCGCGAGGAGCAGCGCGGTGATGTCGCTATAGCCCAGAAAGATCTTTGGATGCGTCCGGATCAGCTCGAAATCCAGATAGGGCAGCGTGCGTCCCGATCCCCATCCGCCGGCGAGCGCGAAGATGGCGTCGACCTCCGGATCGGCGAACATCGCGTTGATGTCGGCAGCGCGGTCTTCGTCGCGGCCGGCGAGATACCCCCAGCGATCCAGCATGTGCGCGCCAGCCTTCATCTTGAGGCCGAGCACCTCGATCACCTCCTGGAGGATCTCGATCTGCACCCGGTGATACGTCACGCCGGCGGGGCTGACGATGCCGACCGTGTCGCCTGGACGCAATCGGTTCGGTTTGATGGTCGGGCGGGTTTCGGGCATGAGGGGGCTCGTGGCCAGCGCCGGCGCGGCAAGGGCAGCCGAACCGCCGGCGGCCAGGAAGGCTCTTCGTGAGAGGGACATGCTCTAGCCGTTGGTTCAGGTGGTGCGGGTCCTGCCGGTCCGCTGTGCGGCGGTTTCCGAGGCCGGGGCATCGGGCGTATCGAGGCGTACGGCGGGTTCTGCGGACTCCGAGCGGGCGGCCACGGCCGTGCCCGCGGCGCGTTCCAGCGCGCGCCGGGCCACTTCTTCCATCTGCCGGCGCCGCGTTCGCGCCCAGCGGGGCAGCTGGACCATCGGAACCGACATCGAAGCCAGGCCGGCGGCCAGGAAAAAGGTCATCCCCGAAATCAGGCCCGCCTGTTTGATCTCGGGCATGATACCGGTCATCCACAGCAAAAAGAAAATCGCGCCCATGATGAACGCAAAAACCGCCATCGAAAAGCCGGCGCGGGCATTGCCCTTGGTCGTGCGCATCCGCAGACGCCACCCCGCGTCGCTCGGCTCAACCGCCACGCGGAGGTTGCCGTTCGACCAGGTCCGCAGCGCGCCTTCCTCCCGGATGCGCCCCTGCGCCTCGAACGTGTCGCGCAGATCGGCCACCATCCTGCCCCACGCTTCATCGCTCATGGGCCCGGGCAGATCCGCGGTGTAGCCCACGCTCAGCGGCAGGCCAAGCAGCGATTCCCGAACGACCGAGCCTTCAGGCCGATCTAGATGGGCAGCCGCTCGCGCGATGAATTCGGGCGTGATGCCGGACTCGGCCCCGATGGCCTGCAACTCGGCAAGGGTGAGCCCTTCCGGCGACCCCGATTTGCTACGCGCCGTCTCCTGGGCGCGCGCGGCCTCCTCGAAGATGGCCGCGATTTCCTTTTCGCTGTAGCGTCGGTCTTCGTGCATGTGGCGTGATGGTTCGAGGGTGCGGACTATCGGGCGATGGTCATCGTGCGGGTCTGGCTCGTACCGCCGGCATCCAGCCGGTAAAAATACGTGCCGCTGGGTAGCGATACGCGTTCGAACGGCGCGAGATGCACGCCGGCCGCCTGGACGCCATCCACCAGCACGGCCCGCAGGCGGCCGAGGATGTCGTACACCTCCAGCTTGACGGGACCGGCTTCGGGCAGCACGTAGCGAATCAAGGTGGCGTCGCGAACCGGATTCGGGTAGTTCTGATCCAGCAGGACGCCGGTCTGTGCGTCATCGTCCCCCCTCTCGACGCCGGTGTATACGGCGTTAAAAGGCAACGCCGGCAGCGCCGGCAGGTCGAACGCCACATCCTGTCCGCCGTTGGCGATGAGCACGACCGTCTCGAACGGATCGAGGGTGAGGTCGAACCCATCGAGCGCGTCGTCCACGAACGACGTCCCGCCGAAGAGGTCATGGTACACGACCGGTCCGTCGGTGGTCAGAGCCACGGCCGCCGTCGGGTTGAGGGTCACCGTCCGCGCCTCGCTCGAAAAGTTGATCGCCACGACCGCGTTTTCGTCGAGATAGGGTCGAACGAAGCTGTAGACCGCGTTGGCGGTGGACAGCGTCGTGATGTCCTGGGTCGAGAAGGCCGGAAACTGCGTGCGCGCATGCGCCAGCTGCTGGTGGAACCGGGCGAACGATCCGTTCAGCGCGGTCTGCCAGCTCACCGAGACGCGGCGCTCGTCGCCGGCGACGTTGCCGAAGTTCACCTCCTGGCCCTGGTAGATCATGGGGATGCCCGTCGTGGTCAGCAAAAATCCCGTGAGCGGCAGGATGCGGAGCGGGTTGCCGGCGATCACGTCCGACTTCGCGATCCGCTGCTCGTCGTGATTCTCCAGGAAGCGGAAATAGCGCGCATGCGGACCCGGCCAGAAGTCGCCGTTCCGGGCCTGGTTGTCGTAGTTCGCGATGTCCGGATAGGTGCCGCGGATGGCGTTGAAGTAGAAATTCCAGTCGTAGCCGGCGTCGATCCCTCCCTCGACCGGGGTGCCGTTGTCATCGTCGGCGTAATAGACCTCGGTGGAGAACCCGGTGCCGGCGATCTCGCCGAGCAGCCAGGCGTCGGGGCGGATGCGTTTCATGAGGGTGCGGATGGGCCGGCCGAAGCGCTCCGGTCCGTACCGCCGCCAGGGCCCCCAGTAGACGTCGAAGCGCCATCCGTCGATGTCGAATTCTTCGACCCAATGCGCGAGGATATCGAGAAACTCGGCCTGGAGGTCGTCGTCGTCCCAGTTCAGGTTGGCGAGGTCGCCGAAGCCGTCGTATTTGCGGTAGAGGTTGGCGCCGCCGGATGCCTGCCAGACCTCCGGCAGGTTCGGCCCCCGGCCGTCGAGGCCCCGGTTGTGATCGCTGGGCTCCACCTGGATGTAGGAGCCCGGCGGCGTGCCGCTGCCCCCTTGCTTGAGCGCATCCACCCACGGATGGGCCGGCGACGCGTGGTTCGGCGTGATGTCCAGGATGACCTTGAGCCCCAGTTCGTGCGCCCGGGCGACGAGCCGCTTGAAGTCGTCGTTCGTGCCCAGCTTCGGGTCAACGTTGTAGAAATCAATGATATTATAGCCCCCAGAAATCGGGTCCATAAACTGGTTGTTCATCACGGGCATGAACCAGAGCGTCGTGAACCCCATCTGCGCGATATAGTCGAGTTCCTCCGCGATCTGGTTGAATCGCTGGCCGGGGTTGGCTTCCGTGCCCGTCGCCTGGGGCCCGAAGCTGAGCGGGAAGATCTCGTAGACGACGGCACGATCGACCCACGCCGGCGTCTCGTCATAGGCCATCTCGCGGGCCGTCCCATCCTCTTCAACAATAACAGCTATTCGACGAAGCACCCCCTCGGGGTCTCCCCCGCCCATTGACCGCGCCTCGAGATAAATTTCGCCCGCGCCGGCGGTGCCGGACGCCGACAGGCCGGCGAACGAGACGCCGTCGACCGGCGCCGTGGTGGCGAGGCTGTCGATCGACCATTCGACCGCCAGGTCGGCCGGCGCGTTATCCGTCGGGGTGAGCAGCACCTGCCAGGCGCCGCCCGCGCCCTGCACATCGGCATCGACGTACACGCGATCCAGCGGGTGCAGCCGGCGCGTCAACCGGAGCGTGTCGGATGCAAACGTCTCGCCGTCGACCACGGCCTCCAGCACGAGGGCATTTTCGCCGAGCGCGAGCGCCACGTCGGGCATGGCCACGCCGGCGGCAACCTCCACCGATTGCGGGATGTCGTTGACGTACAGCGTCGCCCCCGTCACCGTCGAGTCGATGCGGCCATCCTGCCGGGCGATCAGCGCGCGGGGAGTTACGGATTCGCGCACGGTGCGGAAGGCCGTCGTCGACCACGAGACGGGCCGCTGCAGGGCGCCGATTTCCAGCGAATCCTGCCGTCCGATCACGTCGCGGATGCGGATCTTGAACTGGGAGCCGGCTTTCACGAGCGCCGGCAGGTCATACCGGAAGACGCCCGTCTCCGCGTTGTAATACGGCATCCCGTCCCGCGCCACGCCGTTGATCCAGAAGTCGATGGCCGCGAGGGGTTGCGAGCCGAAGACGCCGGCGGATACCGCGTCGATCAGCCCGTCGGCATCTCCTTCGGTCGCCGGCTGGAAGACCATCGGGTCGGAGACGGTGACGACCGAATTGTTGTTCTCGGCCGGATTGAAGCGCGGATTGAGGGGATCGGTGATCCAGGCGTAGTCGGTGCCGGCGTCGTTGCGATGGATGTGCACCTTGTACTGGTACGTCTGGCCGACCTGGAGCGGCGTCGTATAGATCCACTGCCCCAGCGAGTCGACAAACGTCATCAGCGACGCCGCATTCGTGGCGATCGCCCCGTTCGCATTCGGCCCCCAGTTGTTGAACTCGCCCGGCACGAAGGCGCGCACGATGCCGTCCGCCGGCGTGCCGAGATACCGGAACGTGACGTCGACGGACTGCGCCC is a window encoding:
- a CDS encoding FG-GAP-like repeat-containing protein, with product MSFRSYCLAGALCFGALFVTRVSLAQLSDTAERDDRLGQVAATGDFNGDGFPDLAIGVPEEDVDGMSDAGAVHVVYGSAAGLTETEMQFWSQNEKGVPNDAGLGDAFGAALAAMDYNNDGYDDLAIGVPGESFGDINEAGGVLILLGSARGLSTGGNQYLNQTLSGMPDQAENNDRFGAALAAGDFNNDGFGDLAIGVPGENVGSVVGAGAVHVFLGTESGFDPAGGQFVHQDTNGIPDAAEGGDAFGASLAAGDLNGDGFSDLAIGIPEEDVAAKIDAGALLVLYGQSSGLATNGASFSHQDAEGIEDTAADAEQFARTLVMGDIDRDGRDDLVVGIPFEAGSALAAGSIQVFYGTSVGLSAGNDQHWNQDTASLGATAGPGDLFGYALALGDYNGDGYLDLAVGAPGKTIQAVSEAGGVYILAGASNGLSGAGSRFWQQNDGGTIERNEQGDFCGGGLVAGDFNADGFAELGVGVPQEDDGGVTDIGKIQLLKGSAAGLVAQVEHTWAQNSLPERPELVDPEDGEIIVVGGDGAPVDPAEPFDVFWSESSDADGQTVTYYWQLSLTPTFNILPMNVPVGTANRYNTTVGEIGRVLGAIGILADSSFTFYHRVVATDGRGQSYSAPYAVTLKRGQIVANEEGVVPEAFALEQNYPNPFSGQTTVAYVTTRAGSVRLDIFNQLGQRVRAVVEGFEPAGSHRVDVDLSDLPSGVYLYRLQTETEQAVRTMLLVR
- a CDS encoding LD-carboxypeptidase, producing MSLSRRAFLAAGGSAALAAPALATSPLMPETRPTIKPNRLRPGDTVGIVSPAGVTYHRVQIEILQEVIEVLGLKMKAGAHMLDRWGYLAGRDEDRAADINAMFADPEVDAIFALAGGWGSGRTLPYLDFELIRTHPKIFLGYSDITALLLAIQARTGLVAFHGPNGNSRWNTYSTDYLKRLLFEAEPVRMTNPTRQDDTLVQMKDRVHVITPGQARGRLLGGNLTVLTSIIGSPFVPAWEGSILFVEDIDEDVYRIDRMLTQLKLAGVLDQLAGFVFGKCTDCEPDSGYASFTLEDVLEQHIKPLGIPAWSGAMIGHIDDRFTVPVGLEAAIDAASGQITLLEAAVV
- a CDS encoding alpha-amylase family glycosyl hydrolase; protein product: MNRIHSAFFAILALLALPLGARAQSVDVTFRYLGTPADGIVRAFVPGEFNNWGPNANGAIATNAASLMTFVDSLGQWIYTTPLQVGQTYQYKVHIHRNDAGTDYAWITDPLNPRFNPAENNNSVVTVSDPMVFQPATEGDADGLIDAVSAGVFGSQPLAAIDFWINGVARDGMPYYNAETGVFRYDLPALVKAGSQFKIRIRDVIGRQDSLEIGALQRPVSWSTTAFRTVRESVTPRALIARQDGRIDSTVTGATLYVNDIPQSVEVAAGVAMPDVALALGENALVLEAVVDGETFASDTLRLTRRLHPLDRVYVDADVQGAGGAWQVLLTPTDNAPADLAVEWSIDSLATTAPVDGVSFAGLSASGTAGAGEIYLEARSMGGGDPEGVLRRIAVIVEEDGTAREMAYDETPAWVDRAVVYEIFPLSFGPQATGTEANPGQRFNQIAEELDYIAQMGFTTLWFMPVMNNQFMDPISGGYNIIDFYNVDPKLGTNDDFKRLVARAHELGLKVILDITPNHASPAHPWVDALKQGGSGTPPGSYIQVEPSDHNRGLDGRGPNLPEVWQASGGANLYRKYDGFGDLANLNWDDDDLQAEFLDILAHWVEEFDIDGWRFDVYWGPWRRYGPERFGRPIRTLMKRIRPDAWLLGEIAGTGFSTEVYYADDDNGTPVEGGIDAGYDWNFYFNAIRGTYPDIANYDNQARNGDFWPGPHARYFRFLENHDEQRIAKSDVIAGNPLRILPLTGFLLTTTGIPMIYQGQEVNFGNVAGDERRVSVSWQTALNGSFARFHQQLAHARTQFPAFSTQDITTLSTANAVYSFVRPYLDENAVVAINFSSEARTVTLNPTAAVALTTDGPVVYHDLFGGTSFVDDALDGFDLTLDPFETVVLIANGGQDVAFDLPALPALPFNAVYTGVERGDDDAQTGVLLDQNYPNPVRDATLIRYVLPEAGPVKLEVYDILGRLRAVLVDGVQAAGVHLAPFERVSLPSGTYFYRLDAGGTSQTRTMTIAR